From Spea bombifrons isolate aSpeBom1 chromosome 6, aSpeBom1.2.pri, whole genome shotgun sequence, a single genomic window includes:
- the RGS5 gene encoding regulator of G-protein signaling 5 produces MCKGLAALPHTCLERAKEIKTKLGTLLQKPDTSIDLIIPYPEKPEKQTKATKPSAEESSQWKDSLEKLLQNSYGLSTFQNFLKSEFSEENIEFWMACEEYRKIKSPAKLAVKAKKIYEEFIQTEAPREVNIDHFTKAVTMKNLVEPSSTSFDLAQKKIFALMEKDSLPRFVRSEFYQELIK; encoded by the exons aGCCAAGGAGATAAAGACCAAACTTGGGACCCTCCTCCAGAAGCCAGATACTTCCATTGACTTGATCATCCCCTACCCTGAAAAgcctgaaaaacaaacaaaggctACCAA ACCGTCGGCAGAAGAGAGCTCGCAATGGAAAGATTCTCTGGAGAAACTGCTTCAGAACAGCT ATGGACTTTCCACCTTCCAGAACTTCCTGAAGTCGGAATTCAGTGAGGAGAACATTGAGTTCTGGATGGCTTGTGAAGAGTATAGAAAGATCAAGTCCCCAGCCAAGCTTGCAGTTAAGGCCAAGAAAATCTATGAGGAATTCATCCAAACGGAGGCTCCAAGAGAG GTCAACATTGACCACTTCACCAAAGCAGTCACCATGAAGAACCTGGTTGAACCATCATCCACCAGCTTTGATCTGGCCCAGAAGAAGATTTTTGCTCTGATGGAGAAGGACTCCCTGCCCAGATTTGTGCGGTCCGAGTTCTATCAGGAACTGATAAAGTAA